catctccAGAGTTtgtatttgtccttttttttgtttgtttttttaaatgttgagtTCTCAAGATATTGTTTATCCAGAAGTACTTCACTGTCAAAacgttaaaaaaaatcaaaaaggtgCAATACcccagaaagagaaagagccaagtgaaaattgttgttttacagtCAAGAGTTAATGATGCAGTAAGGGATATGGACAGCATTTTTGGCTGTGTTGTCAGTTAAATAACCTAAACTCCTGTCAATCCACCATCCTGGAAATACAGCATTAAAAATAGACAACACAGACTGGGCAAGACTCACACGTCCCTCGCTCACCTGCCTCGATCTGTGTGACCTAGATAGCAtctgttatttttctccttctcctcactATTTTACATGGTACTTACACTATACAGAAATATACATCATCTTCTGCCCATCAaacttttaagaaaaaaagaaaaaaaaagaaaagaaaaatgcagctTAGCCCAGTGTCTCAACCCTGTCAAATAAGGTTTAAATTACATGCCACTGCAGGGTTGAGAAAACAGCGATAATGAGCTTTTGTTGAGGGCAAAAATGAGAAGCTTGAAAGTGAAATACTGAAAATAGAATATCATCATCTCCATAAGAAACCATGTTTTGTTCATCCCACCAACCCACAGTTGAAGTCAATGCTGCATCAAAGTGTTGTTCAAAGTACCCTCCCACCCCGTCCCGAACCTCCCCACCCCCCGACTCCCCATTCCAGATGGGGACTTTGTCAAGATAATAATTGCTAACATTCTTCATTTGTCACTCTGAGAAgacctttttctctttctctctttcaacTTGTAACTTTAGGATCTAGCCTTGAGAGAGAGCGCCACTTTTATTTACAtcattcagcaaaaaaaaaaaggtaacaaCCAACACagtcctcctgctcctgctcctccatcaTCAGTAAAATCGACATCACCTAAAATCCAGACACAGGcacagtgattttctttttaatctatAGTTAAGTACAATGTCACCACTGATaagctgttttgtttctcttggtAAGACATTCTAGTTGATATGTCCAAGGGTTATTTGGCAAATGTTCAATGATTCATCCTCCTCTGAAACAACCCCCCTTCCCCAAACAGCATCTCAAGATTGTCACCCTTTGCTGCGCTGGAGAGCACAGCACCGCCTGTCCCGCTGGCTGCATCCTTCTGAGAGATAAATATGTGCAAAATCTTGTTTTAAACAGCGCAGCCTCCTGCTGAAGAAGGCAAGGTTtggctctgctgctgtagcagagctcaaaaactgtcagtcagtcagtctgtctgtctgtcgtgCGCAGACCAGGCTACGCTGAGGGGCCAGAGCTGTGCGAGGCAGGCTGGGCGAGGGCTGCAGTGCTTGGGGGTCCCGGTGTGGCAGCTGTCTGAGGGCAGGCGGGGAGCCAGTCTGAACTTGGGCCTGGAACTGGGCCATCTGTTCCGGGCTGGCCAGTGTCTTCAGCAGGGTGTTCTCCTGCTCCAGCTGGGAGTTGCGCTCAATCAGCTCCTTGATCTGCTCCTTCAggacctccacctcctcacgCACAGCGTACATCAGGTGACTCTTCACCAGGtcctgagacagacagagacatgggTTTGTGACAGGAATCTATCAATAACATCACATCCATGAAAGGTCAGACACCAGCCTGGAGTTTTTCCAACTGCATTCAATCTGTGGCCTAATTTTTATGCCCTAGACTTTTTTATGATGCTGGAAATTAGATGATACAAATTATAAGAAATAATCAAAAACTCCAGCAAAAACAAATTCTGAAAAATGTCTCGTGATCCCATACGTTATACACACCACTTGACCCTATATCACCTTCCAAGCACAAAAGCACCAAAATGATATTGAACCCATTTATAGTGAAATCCTTTTTAaactggaaacattaaaaaaaaaaaaaagtccttaaaCTACCACCACGCCAGGCGTGCATCTCTGACATTATCCAGTGTGGTTTTAAAAGGATCTCACATATATGATATGGAAATATGTTGCTGAAATGTGTGACAGTACCTAACCAAAAACCAGTCTAAAACAGTACATTACCTTAAAAAAGGTgcatttaaagtttgttttctgtttaatccAGACCAAATGAATACTACTAAGAAATAaggataataaaaatataaacaaagtgTGTAACTGAAGCAACTGTATCATACAGCAAAGCTATTATGTAAATGGTTATCAGAACACTGTAAATACTGGAATATGTTACATGATATCAGTATGTTTTGAAATGCTTCCCAACAGAATGaacaaacataaataacatGCACAAAATGTTTGTGACCTAAAACTAAACGTGCTTTGTGACTGGTGAGTGAAGCTTTATCAAACACATTGTCGCGATAACACAATAAACAGATGATGAAGTTGTGAGTGAGTATTCCCATGGTGCCACGTCATTAGCCCTGCCCAGCATTGTagtgtcagccaatcagagtccGAGATATTTATACCCAGGCGTGCGAGCCTTCCA
Above is a genomic segment from Lates calcarifer isolate ASB-BC8 unplaced genomic scaffold, TLL_Latcal_v3 _unitig_1015_quiver_2538, whole genome shotgun sequence containing:
- the LOC108885728 gene encoding LOW QUALITY PROTEIN: TSC22 domain family protein 1-like (The sequence of the model RefSeq protein was modified relative to this genomic sequence to represent the inferred CDS: deleted 2 bases in 1 codon), producing MNSMNTPCYTVAMDLGVCQLRNFSISFLSSLLSAESSHVKLDKSSSGASVVAIDNKIEQAMDLVKSHLMYAVREEVEVLKEQIKELIERNSQLEQENTLLKTLASPEQMAQFQAQVQTGSPPPQTAATPGPPSTAALAQPASHSSGPSA